A region from the Triticum aestivum cultivar Chinese Spring chromosome 3D, IWGSC CS RefSeq v2.1, whole genome shotgun sequence genome encodes:
- the LOC123079212 gene encoding potassium channel KAT3, translating into MARPSRARTGSRVTRCFPCYDGDRSGEFSGCNVPNDLLPSLGATAAAQPTAGRYLVSPYGRRYRVWETFLILLVVYSAWICPLEFAFLRHLPRAPFVVDDVVNGFFAVDILLTFFVPYVDNRSYLVVDDPKKIALRYLSTWFIFDVCSTVPFRSITHLFTRHEHSLGLKFLNVLRLWRLRRVSSLFARLEKDIRFNYAVIRCTKLISVTLFAVHCAGCINYLIADRYPDPSRTWIGAAHPDFREDGLWVRYVTCLYWSITTMTTTGYGDLHAQNAREMLFGISYMLFNLWLTAYLIGNMTNLVVHSTSRTRDFRDMVQAATEFAARNQLPRQIEEQMLNHICLRFKAEGLKQQDTLDILPKAMRSSISLYLFFPVVQGAYLFRGVSPSFIQQLVTEMVAEYFAPKEDIILQNEYPSDLHLLVTGEVDIVAFLDGTEQVYGKATEGGLLGEIGVLCNKPQPFTFRTTKLSQVLRISRPKLMDIIQENAEDGEIIRINLEQVNV; encoded by the exons atGGCGCGTCCTTCCCGCGCTCGCACGGGGTCACGGGTGACGCGGTGCTTCCCATGCTACGACGGCGACAGGAGCGGCGAGTTCAGCGGCTGCAACGTCCCCAACGATCTGCTCCCGTCGCtcggcgccaccgccgccgcgcagCCGACCGCCGGCAGGTACCTCGTCTCGCCTTACGGCCGGCGCTACAG GGTGTGGGAGACGTTTCTGATCCTGCTGGTGGTGTACTCGGCGTGGATATGCCCGCTGGAGTTCGCGTTCCTGAGGCACCTGCCCCGCGCGCCTTTTGTCGTGGACGATGTCGTCAACGGCTTCTTCGCGGTCGACATCCTGCTCACTTTCTTCGTGCCCTACGTCGACAACAGGTCTTACCTTGTCGTCGACGATCCGAAGAAGATCGCACTCAG GTATCTGTCGACCTGGTTCATCTTTGACGTCTGCTCCACGGTTCCATTCCGCTCCATCACCCACCTCTTCACCAGGCACGAGCACAGCCTCGGCCTCAAGTTCCTCAATGTGCTTCGCCTCTGGCGGCTGCGCAGAGTCAGTTCCTTATTTGCAAG GCTTGAGAAGGACATCCGTTTCAACTACGCCGTGATACGCTGCACAAAGCTCATCTCG GTCACTCTGTTCGCGGTGCACTGCGCCGGGTGCATCAACTACCTGATCGCGGACAGGTACCCCGACCCGTCGAGGACCTGGATAGGCGCGGCGCACCCGGACTTCAGGGAGGACGGGCTGTGGGTGCGCTACGTCACGTGCCTCTACTGGTCCATCACCACCATGACCACCACCGGCTACGGCGACCTGCACGCCCAGAACGCCAGGGAGATGCTCTTCGGCATCTCCTACATGCTCTTCAACCTCTGGCTCACCGCCTACCTCATCGGCAACATGACCAACCTCGTCGTCCACAGCACCAGCCGCACCAGAGACTTC AGGGACATGGTTCAGGCTGCCACAGAATTCGCGGCGAGGAACCAGCTGCCGCGGCAGATAGAGGAGCAGATGCTGAACCACATATGCCTGAGGTTCAAGGCAGAGGGGCTCAAGCAGCAGGACACACTGGACATCCTCCCCAAGGCGATGAGATCGAGCATATCGCTCTATCTCTTCTTCCCGGTGGTTCAGGGCGCCTACCTCTTCAGGGGAGTCTCCCCAAGCTTCATCCAGCAACTG GTGACCGAGATGGTGGCTGAGTACTTCGCCCCAAAGGAGGACATCATACTGCAGAACGAGTACCCATCAGACCTACACCTTCTTGTGACCGGAGAAGTG GATATTGTGGCGTTCCTAGATGGGACAGAGCAG GTTTATGGAAAGGCGACTGAGGGAGGACTGCTAGGGGAGATCGGAGTACTGTGCAACAAGCCACAGCCGTTCACTTTCCGGACGACCAAGCTATCTCAGGTTCTAAGGATCAGTAGGCCCAAGCTGATGGACATCATCCAGGAAAATGCAGAAGATGGCGAGATCATCAGGATCAATCTTGAGCAAGTAAACGTCTAA